In the genome of Deltaproteobacteria bacterium, the window TTTCCTTTTGTTTTGATATAGTAAAGAAGGATACAATTGTAAAGGATGCTGTTCTTGATATAAAAAGGGCTGCAGGAGGGGACGATATAAAGGTGGTGTATATAGAGGGAGAATAATAGATGTGTCTTGCTGTGCCTATGAGGGTAAGAAGGATTGAGGATGGTTCGGGTATTGTTGAGTATAATGGTGTGGAGCGTAGGGTTTCCACCCTTCTCATAGATGGAATAAAGGAAGGTGATTATATCCTTGTCCATGCAGGTTTTGCTATTTCCATAGTTGAAAAGCAATGGGCAGAGGAAATAATCCATCTCATGGAGACATATATAAGTGGATGAAGTCCTAAATCTTTACAGTGATAAAACTGTAGTAAAACAACTGCTTTCTGCTATAGATGCGGTTTCTATCTGTCGTCCTGTTAAAATCATGCATGTCTGCGGCACACATGAGAATACAATTTCAAGGTTTGGGATAAGGGAACTCCTTCCTGAACAGGTTAAAGTGATAGCGGGTCCCGGGTGTCCTGTGTGTGTTTGTCCAAGTGAGGATATAGATATTGCAATAAGGTTGGCACTGGATAAAGGGGTGATTCTGGCTGCCTTCGGAGACATGCTCCGTGTCCCATCTCCACACGGCTCACCCATGGATGCAAAGGCAATTGGTGGTGATATTCGGGTTATCTACAGTCCGTTTGATTCTATCAGAATAGCAAAGGAAAACCCTGATAAAGAGGTTGTCCTTTTTTGTGTTGGTTTTGAAACCACCGCATGTGGAATAGCATCTGTAGTTCAATCGTCTAAAGAAAAGAACTTAAGTTTTTTAATGTCTAACCGCCTTATACCACCTTCTATGGAATTCCTTCTGGGTGTGGGCGACCTTTATATAGATGGTTTCATTATACCGGGTCATGTAACAGCAGTTATGGGTTTAGATGAATACATGATTTTTCCAGAGGCATATAGAATGCCTGTTGTGTCTGCAGGCTTTGAGCCTGTGGATATCCTTTTGGGAATACTTATGATATTAAAACAGATAAAGGATAAGAATGCCCGATGTGAAAATGCGTATAAAAGGGCAGTAAAGGAAAAGGGTAACCCAAAGGCAAAAGAGATGATGACACAGGTTTTTGATGTAGTTTCAGCATACTGGAGGGGGATAGGGAGGATTCCAAGGTCAGGTTTTATTCTAAAAGAGAATTATAGAGAAA includes:
- a CDS encoding HypC/HybG/HupF family hydrogenase formation chaperone — translated: MCLAVPMRVRRIEDGSGIVEYNGVERRVSTLLIDGIKEGDYILVHAGFAISIVEKQWAEEIIHLMETYISG
- the hypD gene encoding hydrogenase formation protein HypD, whose translation is MDEVLNLYSDKTVVKQLLSAIDAVSICRPVKIMHVCGTHENTISRFGIRELLPEQVKVIAGPGCPVCVCPSEDIDIAIRLALDKGVILAAFGDMLRVPSPHGSPMDAKAIGGDIRVIYSPFDSIRIAKENPDKEVVLFCVGFETTACGIASVVQSSKEKNLSFLMSNRLIPPSMEFLLGVGDLYIDGFIIPGHVTAVMGLDEYMIFPEAYRMPVVSAGFEPVDILLGILMILKQIKDKNARCENAYKRAVKEKGNPKAKEMMTQVFDVVSAYWRGIGRIPRSGFILKENYREKDALYKFGVSKNKSHIDLHPGCSCHLIMTGKISPPDCSLFESSCNPQTPYGPCMVSYEGTCNSWHKYRRSKGVKRTFH